From a single Fusarium fujikuroi IMI 58289 draft genome, chromosome FFUJ_chr03 genomic region:
- a CDS encoding related to 3`(2`),5`-bisphosphate nucleotidase, which yields MSSYTLERQIAELAVLRASILTKRVQSTVSGISKADDSPVTAADFAAQAVLISALRKAFPGDNFVGEEDSSALREDPALKQRVWELASSAHLDNTDDEALLASPKDVEELLEVIDLGGRGQGGRKGRFWVMDPIDGTATFLKGEQYAVSLALVEDGKEVVGVLGCANLKPVDDKVAESTIDKDGLGLMLTAVRGQGTTIRKMDFSGLQPAQPLDSVSKASSPAEAQIINYSSGSTSRHDLIRKLASSFGAKFPNIELYSSHIRYAALLVGGGDFQLRIPSSDDVMMHIWDHAGAQLILTEAGGKVTDLDGKDMDFGAGRDLSQNNGLLAARQGIHAAVLESMKKILAEDAAST from the coding sequence ATGTCATCCTACACTCTTGAGCGTCAAATCGCAGAGCTCGCCGTGCTACGGGCATCAATCCTCACAAAAAGAGTCCAATCGACCGTCAGCGGCATCTCAAAAGCAGACGACTCTCCCGTCACCGCTGCTGACTTTGCCGCTCAAGCTGTTCTCATCAGTGCCCTCCGCAAGGCATTTCCCGGCGACAACTTTGTCGGTGAGGAAGATTCCAGCGCCCTTAGAGAAGATCCCGCCTTGAAGCAGCGTGTCTGGGAACTTGCTTCTAGCGCCCACCTCGACAACACAGACGACGAAGCTCTCCTTGCGAGCCccaaagatgttgaggagcttcttgaggtgATCGATCTTGGAGGACGTGGCCAAGGTGGGAGAAAGGGGCGATTCTGGGTAATGGATCCTATCGATGGAACAGCTACGTTCCTCAAGGGAGAACAATACGCTGTCTCCCTAGCTTTGGTAGAGGATGGAAAGGAGGtcgttggtgttttgggctGTGCGAACCTCAAGCCTGTGGATGATAAAGTTGCAGAGTCAACCATCGACAAAGATGGTCTGGGTCTTATGCTCACCGCAGTTCGCGGACAAGGCACCACGATTCGTAAGATGGACTTCAGCGGTCTCCAGCCAGCTCAGCCTCTTGACAGCGTCTCCAAAGCTTCAAGCCCTGCTGAAGCTCAGATCATCAACTACTCGAGTGGCTCGACATCTCGCCACGACCTCATCCGCAAACTCGCAAGCTCTTTTGGGGCTAAATTCCCCAACATCGAGCTGTACTCATCACATATCCGTTATGCGGCACTCCTCGTTGGCGGCGGTGATTTCCAGCTGCGTATCCCTTCATCTGACGATGTGATGATGCACATCTGGGATCATGCTGGAGCTCAACTTATCTTGACCGAGGCCGGCGGCAAAGTGACCGACCTTGACGGCAAGGATATGGACTTTGGAGCTGGAAGGGATCTGAGCCAGAACAATGGGTTGCTTGCAGCTAGACAGGGCATCCACGCTGCCGTTCTTGAGAGTATGAAGAAGATtcttgctgaagatgcagcCTCCACTTGA
- a CDS encoding probable DNA replication licensing factor: protein MALREFKAPVSYEKQQHAFQEFLTGFKTSPEQTITTALGNITIGEDDLDDEYDLMDEDGQDVNRQQAKERRAPQYKYKNMLQQLSDRTIDEATIDLDDLATWENQAFDGEDSMRLVDSIEMNTKHYVEIFSRAVDEVMPPMSADVNFKDDVLDVLMARRQIRNRELDEAAERDPTAADDKFPAELTRRYTLVFKPRTSTSSQSSKALAVRQVRGEHLGHLITIRAIATRVSDVKPIVQVSAYTCDRCGCEIFQPVTDKQYGPLTMCPSEDCRQNQAKGQLNPSSRASKFLPFQEVKVQEMAEQVPIGQIPRSLTVLCHGTLVRQINPGDVVDISGIFLPTPYTGFKAMKAGLLTDTYLEAHHVLQHKKAYSEMIVDSTLVRRIEKYRQTGQVYELLAKSIAPEIFGHLDVKKALLLLLIGGVTKEMGDGMKIRGDINICLMGDPGVAKSQLLKYISKVAPRGVYTSGRGSSGVGLTAAVMRDPVTDEMVLEGGALVLADNGICCIDEFDKMDETDRTAIHEVMEQQTISISKAGISTTLNARTSILAAANPVYGRYNPRISPVENINLPAALLSRFDVLFLLLDTPTRETDEQLAKHVAFVHMNSRHPDIGTDNVVFSPHEVRSYIAQARTYRPVVPETVSEYMIKTYVRMRDQQQRAEKKGKQFTHTTPRTLLGVVRLAQALARLRFSNEVTQDDVDEALRLVEASKESLNNDLGTGRAHADPSSRIYNFVKQLADAGQCRPEDADGEDELGIELSMTQLKARVIARGFTADQWSNAVQEYTTMDIWQTTRNGARLVFVNNEPDNDQEDDMDF, encoded by the exons ATGGCGCTGCGCGAGTTCAAGGCCCCTGTCAGCTATGAGAAGCAGCAAC ATGCTTTTCAGGAGTTCTTGACAGGATTCAAGACATCGCCAGAGCAAACCATCACAACTGCACTAGGCAATATCACCATCGGAGAAGATGACCTCGACGACGAGTATGATTTAATGGACGAGGATGGGCAAGATGTGAACCGGCAACAAGCGAAGGAGCGCCGTGCTCCTCAGTACAAGTACAAGAATATGCTGCAGCAACTCTCAGATCGAACGATTGACGAGGCGACGATTGATCTTGACGATTTAGCAACC TGGGAGAATCAAGCGTTTGACGGTGAGGACAGTATGAGACTTGTTGATTCCATCGAGATGAACACAAAACACTACGTCGAGATATTTTCCCGAGCTGTGGACGAGGTCATGCCTCCAATGAGTGCAGATGTGAA CTTCAAGGACGATGTTCTCGACGTGTTGATGGCTCGACGACAAATCCGAAACCGAGAACTGGACGAAGCCGCTGAGCGAGACCCTACTGCTGCAGATGACAAGTTCCCTGCCGAGCTCACTCGCAGGTACACCCTCGTGTTCAAGCCCCGGACTAGCACCTCAAGTCAATCCTCAAAAGCTTTGGCGGTTCGACAAGTGCGCGGCGAGCACTTGGGTCATCTTATCACCATTCGTGCGATCGCCACTCGAGTTTCTGATGTCAAACCCATCGTTCAAGTCAGCGCCTACACTTGTGACAGATGTGGCTGTGAAATCTTCCAGCCTGTTACTGACAAGCAATATGGCCCCTTGACTATGTGCCCCTCTGAGGACTGCAGGCAGAACCAGGCCAAGGGTCAACTCAACCCTTCGTCAAGAGCCTCAAAGTTCTTGCCTTTCCAGGAGGTCAAAGTCCAGGAGATGGCCGAGCAGGTACCAATTGGTCAGATTCCTCGAAGTCTTACCGTCCTGTGCCATGGCACTCTTGTCCGCCAGATTAACcctggtgatgttgtcgatATCTCAGGCATCTTCCTTCCCACCCCTTATACAGGTTTCAAGGCGATGAAGGCTGGCCTGCTCACTGATACTTATCTCGAGGCACATCACGTTCTCCAGCACAAAAAGGCATACAGTGAGATGATTGTCGATTCCACACTGGTCCGCCGGATTGAAAAATACCGCCAGACTGGCCAAGTCTACGAACTGTTGGCAAAGTCGATTGCTCCCGAAATCTTCGGACATCTTGATGTCAAAAaggctcttctccttctgcttaTTGGTGGTGTGACGAAGGAAATGGGAGACGGAATGAAGATTCGTGGCGATATCAACATCTGCTTGATGGGTGATCCTGGTGTGGCCAAGTCTCAGCTCCTCAAGTACATTTCAAAGGTCGCTCCTCGTGGCGTCTACACTTCAGGTCGTGGAAGCAGTGGTGTCGGTCTCACAGCTGCTGTTATGCGTGATCCTGTCACGGATGAAATGGTTCTCGAAGGTGGTGCTCTCGTCCTGGCCGATAACGGAATCTGCTGTATTGATGAGTTCGACAAGATGGACGAGACTGACCGTACTGCCATTCACGAAGTAATGGAACAGCAAACAATTTCCATTTCAAAGGCCGGAATCTCAACAACCCTTAACGCTCGCACCTCTATTCTTGCCGCCGCTAACCCTGTTTATGGACGATATAATCCTCGCATCTCCCCCGTCGAAAATATTAATCTCCCCGCCGCGCTCTTGTCCCGTTTCGATGTCTTATtcctgcttcttgatacCCCTACGCGCGAAACAGATGAACAGCTGGCCAAGCACGTTGCGTTTGTACACATGAACAGCCGACATCCCGATATCGGCACGGATAACGTTGTCTTCAGTCCTCATGAAGTGCGATCCTACATCGCCCAAGCAAGGACATACCGACCTGTCGTTCCTGAAACCGTCTCTGAGTACATGATCAAGACATACGTACGCATGCGAGACCAGCAGCAGCGcgctgagaagaagggcaagcagTTTACCCACACAACCCCTCGTACCCTCTTGGGTGTTGTCCGTCTGGCCCAGGCCCTGGCCCGACTTCGATTCAGTAATGAGGTCACTCAAGACGATGTTGACGAGGCTCTCAGACTAGTCGAGGCTAGCAAAGAAAGTCTGAACAATGATCTTGGCACTGGTCGAGCGCACGCGGATCCCAGCAGCAGAATTTATAATTTCGTCAAGCAGCTTGCTGATGCCGGCCAATGTCGTCCTGAGGATGCCGATGGCGAGGACGAGCTCGGTATTGAGCTGAGCATGACGCAATTAA
- a CDS encoding probable peroxin-1 yields MPPRRNAQSVPAEISLSHLKSCLVNLPTSLVSLLVNVNTPAQNVIIELSYREASPTGAGSQQRSIFVGWTGMPSKRRTAPPGTRDGLNSSRSSRDQEVQLVELDATLAKSLGISEGQKITATIHLDPPLAHTINIEPLTPEDWEIIELHATFLELNLISQIRALPNPLYKIGDNPVEPHALTLHLSPTSTANIKVISLDPSPPADLPFAKISPDAEVIVAPKTRQKSSHSSGDHRSVASTSKSKRSATSTVRRRSAKEERRPTMFLRGLDRSSCEEWFDEGPLVQDLSVWVDHDLVSGEAFKGVNYVAVDVIRPAGLQQPQPEEGGVPAGTTAATKVIAHLRSWIDPPNSQSVALSSPLCASLGCSGMVGGIVKLQAAPQQLPKTAVQSIKVFPFASSAKTVEGLRFGGESKAEKEESAKRFRQIYAAARGTDGLLQGPLTDGSIMGLYDGLDPPQGWEGGIIKFTFGGDFQENKDAANWLLGLDTKLPIDFQPPTPRPSWLTETDGFERQPTHDSLLVGIDSLLENLQSNLVHLSSVLLTGGMGSGKSSIARYLAQKLRQDSLFHTLYYPCRKLVNDETRISTIKETLNRLFATASWGARLNGTAVVVLDDLDKLCPVETELQVGNDNGRSRQVGEILCSIVRQYCTRDSGVVLLATAEGKESINGVVVSGHVVREIVELKAPDKESRRRVMESIVMQDAMTAEEAQTQFSDESRPQTADGSMTEDSGAWMDGASHASKESPPAKTSGFILDSDLDFLDISGSTDGYMPGDINVLVSRARNEAIIRAIAESPDSTGAIHLARADFDKALKGFTPASLRNVSLQSSSTSFKSIGGLQETRQVLLETLQYPTKYAPIFAQCPLRLRSGLLLYGYPGCGKTLLASAVAGECGLNFISVKGPEILNKYIGASEKSVRDLFDRAQAAKPCVLFFDEFDSIAPKRGHDSTGVTDRVVNQLLTQMDGAEGLSGVYVLAATSRPDLIDPALLRPGRLDKSLLCDMPSLEDRVDIIKALFQKVRLSNELTESDGPLTDIARRTEGFSGADLQALVSNAQLEAIHDVLDVDGPTVTSKRSNGTNGKSNTTPSFVQFRYGKDAKPLTGATPKSKSAALVENASILAKLEEIKIARKKSKQIHGAPATNTDAKAQSSDQREVVIEWDHLIKALGSTRASISSEEKARLQRIYTEFVVGRSGQMKDGQGSMEIGGRSSLM; encoded by the exons ATGCCTCCCAGACGAAATGCGCAGTCCGTCCCAGCGGAAATCTCCCTATCTCACCTCAAAAGCTGTTTGGTCAACCTTCCTACATCACTGGTCTCCCTCCTAGTCAATGTCAATACT CCTGCACAAAATGTCATCATTGAGCTCAGCTATCGTGAGGCCTCGCCGACTGGAGCCGGCTCCCAGCAGCGCTCCATATTCGTAGGATGGACAGGCATGCCCAGCAAGAGGAGGACCGCTCCTCCAGGGACCCGTGATGGACTCAACAGCTCGCGATCATCCCGCGATCAGGAGGTTCAGCTTGTCGAACTCGACGCCACACTAGCCAAGTCACTAGGTATATCAGAAGGGCAGAAGATCACGGCCACCATTCATCTCGATCCTCCACTGGCGCATACGATCAACATTGAACCCCTTACACCGGAGGACTGGGAGATCATTGAGCTACATGCGACATTCCTCGAACTGAATCTAATCTCTCAAATTCGAGCGCTCCCGAACCCGCTATACAAAATTGGCGACAACCCCGTCGAGCCCCACGCGTTGACACTGCATCTATCTCCGACATCGACCGCAAATATCAAAGTTATTTCGCTGGATCCTTCGCCCCCGGCCGACTTGCCATTCGCAAAGATATCTCCCGATGCCGAGGTCATCGTTGCGCCGAAGACGAGGCAAAAGAGCTCGCACAGCTCGGGCGACCACCGCAGCGTAGCCAGCACTTCCAAGTCCAAACGAAGCGCGACCAGCACGGTGCGCCGGCGAAGCGCCAAGGAAGAGCGAAGACCTACCATGTTTCTGCGTGGTCTTGACCGAAGCTCATGTGAAGAATGGTTTGATGAAGGGCCCCTGGTTCAGGACTTAAGTGTTTGGGTTGATCATGACCTTGTCTCCGGCGAAGCCTTCAAAGGGGTCAACTATGTCGCGGTCGATGTTATTAGACCAGCTGGTCTGCAACAGCCTCAaccagaagaaggcggcgTTCCTGCTGGGACGACTGCGGCCACAAAAGTCATTGCTCATCTTAGATCATGGATTGACCCCCCCAACAGTCAATCGGTTGCTCTTTCGTCACCCCTCTGTGCAAGTCTTGGGTGTTCTGGCATGGTTGGCGGGATAGTAAAGCTTCAAGCAGCTCCGCAGCAACTCCCCAAGACTGCGGTTCAGAGCATCAAGGTCTTTCCTTTCGCCTCAAGTGCAAAGACTGTCGAAGGCCTGCGGTTTGGTGGAGaatccaaggctgagaaagaagaatctgCGAAGCGGTTCCGGCAGATCTATGCTGCTGCTAGAGGTACTGATGGGCTTCTTCAAGGACCTTTGACAGATGGCTCCATCATGGGCTTATACGACGGTCTCGATCCTCCTCAGGGTTGGGAAGGCGGCATCATTAAATTTacctttggtggtgattTTCAAGAGAACAAAGACGCTGCGAattggcttcttgggctcgATACTAAACTACCCATTGACTTTCAGCCACCAACTCCTcggccatcatggctgaccGAAACGGATGGGTTTGAGCGTCAACCAACCCACGATTCGCTCCTTGTTGGAATCGACTCTTTGCTGGAAAATTTGCAGTCTAATCTTGTCCACCTTTCTTCGGTACTTCTCACTGGTGGTATGGGATCCGGAAAATCTTCCATTGCTCGATACTTGGCACAAAAACTACGACAAGATTCATTATTCCATACATTATACTACCCTTGCCGGAAACTAGTCAATGACGAGACACGAATCTCAACGATAAAGGAAACTTTGAACCGTTTATTCGCCACCGCCAGCTGGGGTGCACGCTTAAACGGAACAGCTGTGGTAGTTCTTGATGACCTGGACAAGCTTTGTCCTGTAGAAACGGAACTTCAGGTCGGCAATGACAATGGAAGGAGCAGGCAAGTCGGTGAGATCCTGTGCTCGATCGTTAGACAATACTGTACTCGGGACAGCGGTGTTGTTCTCCTGGCCACAGCCGAGGGCAAGGAGTCAATCAATGGTGTTGTAGTCAGTGGCCATGTTGTGCGCGAGATCGTTGAACTCAAGGCGCCTGATAAGGAATCGAGACGCCGAGTGATGGAGTCTATTGTCATGCAGGATGCCATGAcggctgaagaagctcagaCACAGTTCAGCGACGAAAGTCGACCACAAACTGCTGACGGCAGCATGACGGAAGACAGTGGTGCTTGGATGGACGGCGCTAGTCATGCGAGTAAGGAGAGCCCTCCGGCAAAGACGAGCGGCTTCATCTTGGACTCCGATCTTGACTTTCTTGATATTTCTGGCTCTACAGACGGCTATATGCCCGGCGACATCAATGTCCTTGTGTCTCGTGCGAGGAACGAGGCTATCATTCGTGCCATTGCTGAGTCGCCAGACTCGACCGGTGCCATTCACTTGGCAAGGGCTGATTTTGATAAGGCCCTCAAGGGATTCACGCCAGCCTCATTGAGGAATGTGTCGCTGCAGAGTTCGTCAACAAGCTTCAAGTCGATTGGAGGGCTGCAAGAGACACGACAGGTGCTCCTGGAGACGCTACAATACCCGACTAAATATGCGCCCATCTTTGCGCAGTGTCCACTACGCCTTCGAtctggccttcttctttacgGATATCCCGGTTGCGGTAAGACGCTTCTTGCCAGCGCTGTTGCAGGCGAGTGCGGCCTCAATTTCATCAGTGTCAAGGGTCCTGAAATTCTGAACAAGTACATCGGTGCCTCTGAGAAGAGTGTTCGAGATCTGTTTGATAGGGCCCAGGCTGCGAAGCCATGTGTACTTTTCTTCGACGAGTTTGACTCCATTGCACCCAAGAGAGGACATGACTCTACAGGTGTCACGGATCGTGTGGTAAACCAGCTTCTCACACAGATGGACGGTGCCGAGGGATTATCAGGTGTCTACGTGCTAGCAGCTACTTCACGGCCTGATCTGATCGACcctgctcttcttcgtccCGGCCGTCTGGACAAGTCTTTGTTGTGCGATATGCCTTCCCTGGAGGATCGtgtcgacatcatcaaggcACTGTTTCAAAAAGTCAGACTCTCGAACGAGTTGACCGAATCCGATGGGCCTCTGACGGACATTGCTCGCCGTACTGAAGGCTTCTCGGGTGCTGACCTCCAGGCTCTTGTTTCCAATGCTCAGCTCGAGGCTATTCACGATGTTTTGGACGTTGATGGACCTACAGTCACTTCTAAACGATCCAACGGAACCAATGGCAAGTCGAACACCACTCCTAGCTTCGTCCAGTTCCGTTACGGTAAAGACGCCAAACCTCTGACCGGGGCGACGCCAAAAAGCAAGTCTGCTGCTCTGGTCGAGAACGCATCTATTTTGgcaaagcttgaagagatcaagatagCTCGTAAGAAGTCGAAGCAAATCCACGGGGCTCCCGCCACCAACACAGACGCCAAGGCGCAGAGCAGCGACCAGAGGGAGGTGGTGATTGAATGGGACCACCTCATAAAGGCTCTGGGTAGCACACGGGCGAGTATCAGTTCAGAGGAGAAGGCCAGATTGCAAAGGATATATACCGAATTTGTTGTGGGTAGAAGTGGCCAAATGAAGGATGGGCAGGGAAGCATGGAAATTGGAGGCCGAAGCAGTTTGATGTAA